From Oryza sativa Japonica Group chromosome 4, ASM3414082v1, one genomic window encodes:
- the LOC9271091 gene encoding S-locus-specific glycoprotein S13 isoform X2 yields the protein MEAATANIFHLSLTFFFMVLLTLGTSAAGVASDTLSNGRNLTDGNTLVSAGGSFTLGFFSLGLPNRRYLAIWFSESADAVWVANRDSPLNDTAGVLVNNGAGGLVLLDGSGRAAWSSNTTGKSSSATAAQLLESGNLVVRERDQLNTGVFIWQSFDHPSNTLIAGMRLGNNRQTGDAWFLSSWRAHDDPATGDCRRVLDTRGLPDCVTWCGGAKKYRTGPWNGQWFSGVPEMASYESIFSSQVVVTPDEIAYVFTAAAAAGSPFSRLVLDEAGVTERLVWDPSSKVWIPYMKAPRGVCDDYAKCGAFGLCNEDTASTLFCSCMAGFSPVSPSRWSMRDTSGGCRRNAPLECGNGSTTDGFVPVRGVKLPDTDNATVDTGATLDECRARCLANCSCVAYAAADISGRGCVMWIGDMVDVRYVDKGQDLHVRLAKSELVNNKKRTVVKIMLPLTAACLLLLMSIFLVWLYKCRVLSGKRHQNKVVQKRGILGYLSASNELGDENLELPFVSFGEIAAATNNFSDDNMLGQGGFGKVYKIMQINMFLIGQQGSR from the exons ATGGAAGCAGCAACCGCCAACATTTTCCACCTTAGCCTCACCTTCTTCTTCATGGTCCTCCTTACTCTCGGAACATCTGCCGCCGGCGTTGCATCGGACACTCTGAGCAATGGCCGCAACCTCACTGACGGCAACACGCTCGTGTCGGCCGGTGGCTCCTTCACTCTGGGCTTCTTCTCACTCGGCTTGCCAAACAGGAGATACCTCGCGATATGGTTCTCCGAGTCCGCGGACGCCGTCTGGGTGGCCAACCGTGACAGCCCACTGAACGACACCGCCGGCGTACTGGTTAACAATGGCGCGGGCGGGCTCGTCCTACTCGACGGCTCCGGCAGGGCCGCCTGGTCGTCGAACACGACTGGCAAGTCTTcatcagcgacggcggcgcagctgCTGGAGTCCGGAAACCTCGTCGTGCGCGAGCGCGACCAGCTGAACACCGGTGTCTTCATCTGGCAGTCGTTCGATCACCCGTCGAACACACTGATCGCCGGCATGAGGCTCGGCAACAACCGGCAGACCGGCGACGCGTGGTTCCTCTCGTCGTGGCGCGCGCACGACGACCCGGCGACGGGAGACTGCCGCCGCGTGCTGGACACGAGGGGGCTCCCGGACTGCGTCACGTGGTGCGGCGGCGCCAAGAAGTACCGGACGGGGCCATGGAACGGGCAGTGGTTCAGCGGCGTCCCGGAGATGGCGTCGTACGAATCCATCTTCTCGAGCCAGGTGGTGGTCACGCCCGACGAGatcgcctacgtcttcaccgccgccgccgccgccggctcccccttctcccgcctcgTGCTGGACGAGGCCGGCGTGACCGAGCGCCTCGTGTGGGATCCCAGCAGCAAGGTGTGGATCCCGTACATGAAGGCACCGCGCGGCGTGTGCGACGactacgccaagtgcggcgcgTTCGGGCTGTGCAACGAGGACACCGCGTCGACGCTCTTCTGCAGCTGCATGGCGGGGTTCAGCCCGGTGTCCCCCTCGCGGTGGTCCATGAGGGATACCTCCGGTGGGTGCCGGAGGAACGCGCCGCTGGAGTGCGGCAACGGGAGCACCACGGACGGGTTCGTGCCGGTGCGCGGCGTGAAGCTCCCCGACACGGACAACGCCACGGTGGACACGGGCGCCACGCTTGACGAGTGCAGGGCGAGGTGCTTGGCCAACTGTTCCTGCGTCGCCTACGCCGCCGCGGACATCAGCGGCCGCGGCTGCGTCATGTGGATCGGCGACATGGTTGATGTTCGTTATGTGGACAAAGGGCAGGACTTGCATGTGAGATTGGCAAAGTCTGAACTAG TTAACAATAAGAAGAGGACTGTGGTAAAAATTATGCTCCCACTTACAGCAGCATGTTTGCTTCTGCTGATGAGCATATTCCTTGTATGGTTATACAAGTGCAGAG tcCTGTCAGGCAAACGTCATCAGAATAAGGTTGTCCAGAAGAGAGGGATTCTAGGATACTTGAGTGCATCAAATGAACTTGGAGATGAAAATTTAGAGCTCCCGTTTGTTAGTTTTGGAGAAATTGCTGCTGCCACAAACAATTTTTCTGATGACAACATGCTCGGACAAGGGGGCTTCGGGAAGGTTTACAAG ATCATGCAAATAAATATGTTCTTGATTGGCCAACAAGGTTCAAGATAA
- the LOC9271091 gene encoding receptor-like serine/threonine-protein kinase SD1-8 isoform X1, translating to MEAATANIFHLSLTFFFMVLLTLGTSAAGVASDTLSNGRNLTDGNTLVSAGGSFTLGFFSLGLPNRRYLAIWFSESADAVWVANRDSPLNDTAGVLVNNGAGGLVLLDGSGRAAWSSNTTGKSSSATAAQLLESGNLVVRERDQLNTGVFIWQSFDHPSNTLIAGMRLGNNRQTGDAWFLSSWRAHDDPATGDCRRVLDTRGLPDCVTWCGGAKKYRTGPWNGQWFSGVPEMASYESIFSSQVVVTPDEIAYVFTAAAAAGSPFSRLVLDEAGVTERLVWDPSSKVWIPYMKAPRGVCDDYAKCGAFGLCNEDTASTLFCSCMAGFSPVSPSRWSMRDTSGGCRRNAPLECGNGSTTDGFVPVRGVKLPDTDNATVDTGATLDECRARCLANCSCVAYAAADISGRGCVMWIGDMVDVRYVDKGQDLHVRLAKSELVNNKKRTVVKIMLPLTAACLLLLMSIFLVWLYKCRVLSGKRHQNKVVQKRGILGYLSASNELGDENLELPFVSFGEIAAATNNFSDDNMLGQGGFGKVYKGMLDDGKEVAIKRLSKGSGQGAEEFRNEVVLIAKLQHRNLVRLLGYCIYGDEKLLIYEYLPNKSLDAFIFDHANKYVLDWPTRFKIIKGVARGLLYLHQDSRLTVIHRDLKPSNILLDVDMSPKISDFGMARIFGGNQHEANTNRVVGTYGYMSPEYAMDGAFSVKSDTYSFGVILLEIVSCLKISLPRLTDFPNLLAYAWNLWKNDRAMDLMDSSISKSCSPTEVLLCIQIGLLCVQDNPNNRPLMSSVVSMLENETTTLSAPIQPVYFAHRAFEGRQTGENSISLLEGR from the exons ATGGAAGCAGCAACCGCCAACATTTTCCACCTTAGCCTCACCTTCTTCTTCATGGTCCTCCTTACTCTCGGAACATCTGCCGCCGGCGTTGCATCGGACACTCTGAGCAATGGCCGCAACCTCACTGACGGCAACACGCTCGTGTCGGCCGGTGGCTCCTTCACTCTGGGCTTCTTCTCACTCGGCTTGCCAAACAGGAGATACCTCGCGATATGGTTCTCCGAGTCCGCGGACGCCGTCTGGGTGGCCAACCGTGACAGCCCACTGAACGACACCGCCGGCGTACTGGTTAACAATGGCGCGGGCGGGCTCGTCCTACTCGACGGCTCCGGCAGGGCCGCCTGGTCGTCGAACACGACTGGCAAGTCTTcatcagcgacggcggcgcagctgCTGGAGTCCGGAAACCTCGTCGTGCGCGAGCGCGACCAGCTGAACACCGGTGTCTTCATCTGGCAGTCGTTCGATCACCCGTCGAACACACTGATCGCCGGCATGAGGCTCGGCAACAACCGGCAGACCGGCGACGCGTGGTTCCTCTCGTCGTGGCGCGCGCACGACGACCCGGCGACGGGAGACTGCCGCCGCGTGCTGGACACGAGGGGGCTCCCGGACTGCGTCACGTGGTGCGGCGGCGCCAAGAAGTACCGGACGGGGCCATGGAACGGGCAGTGGTTCAGCGGCGTCCCGGAGATGGCGTCGTACGAATCCATCTTCTCGAGCCAGGTGGTGGTCACGCCCGACGAGatcgcctacgtcttcaccgccgccgccgccgccggctcccccttctcccgcctcgTGCTGGACGAGGCCGGCGTGACCGAGCGCCTCGTGTGGGATCCCAGCAGCAAGGTGTGGATCCCGTACATGAAGGCACCGCGCGGCGTGTGCGACGactacgccaagtgcggcgcgTTCGGGCTGTGCAACGAGGACACCGCGTCGACGCTCTTCTGCAGCTGCATGGCGGGGTTCAGCCCGGTGTCCCCCTCGCGGTGGTCCATGAGGGATACCTCCGGTGGGTGCCGGAGGAACGCGCCGCTGGAGTGCGGCAACGGGAGCACCACGGACGGGTTCGTGCCGGTGCGCGGCGTGAAGCTCCCCGACACGGACAACGCCACGGTGGACACGGGCGCCACGCTTGACGAGTGCAGGGCGAGGTGCTTGGCCAACTGTTCCTGCGTCGCCTACGCCGCCGCGGACATCAGCGGCCGCGGCTGCGTCATGTGGATCGGCGACATGGTTGATGTTCGTTATGTGGACAAAGGGCAGGACTTGCATGTGAGATTGGCAAAGTCTGAACTAG TTAACAATAAGAAGAGGACTGTGGTAAAAATTATGCTCCCACTTACAGCAGCATGTTTGCTTCTGCTGATGAGCATATTCCTTGTATGGTTATACAAGTGCAGAG tcCTGTCAGGCAAACGTCATCAGAATAAGGTTGTCCAGAAGAGAGGGATTCTAGGATACTTGAGTGCATCAAATGAACTTGGAGATGAAAATTTAGAGCTCCCGTTTGTTAGTTTTGGAGAAATTGCTGCTGCCACAAACAATTTTTCTGATGACAACATGCTCGGACAAGGGGGCTTCGGGAAGGTTTACAAG GGAATGCTAGATGACGGCAAAGAAGTCGCAATTAAAAGGCTTAGCAAGGGTTCTGGCCAAGGAGCAGAAGAGTTCAGAAATGAAGTTGTTCTAATTGCCAAACTGCAGCATAGAAACCTCGTTAGACTTCTTGGTTATTGTATATACGGAGATGAGAAGCTGCTAATTTACGAATACTTGCCAAACAAAAGCTTGGATGCTTTCATTTTTG ATCATGCAAATAAATATGTTCTTGATTGGCCAACAAGGTTCAAGATAATCAAAGGAGTAGCTAGAGGACTTCTTTATCTCCACCAAGATTCAAGGTTAACTGTAATTCATAGAGATCTCAAACCAAGCAATATCTTATTGGATGTTGATATGAGTCCTAAGATATCAGATTTTGGTATGGCAAGAATCTTTGGAGGCAACCAGCATGAAGCAAATACTAACAGAGTTGTTGGAACATA CGGTTACATGTCTCCTGAATATGCAATGGATGGCGCCTTTTCAGTCAAATCCGACACATATAGCTTTGGTGTTATACTCTTAGAGATTGTAAGTTGCCTGAAGATTAGCTTGCCTCGGCTGACGGACTTCCCCAATTTGTTAGCTTAT GCATGGAACTTGTGGAAGAACGACAGGGCGATGGATTTGATGGACTCATCCATTTCTAAGAGTTGCTCACCAACTGAAGTTTTACTATGTATCCAAATAGGTCTATTGTGCGTGCAAGATAATCCAAATAATAGACCACTCATGTCTTCGGTTGTGTCCATGTTGGAGAACGAGACCACAACGCTTTCAGCTCCTATACAGCCTGTGTATTTTGCACATAGGGCCTTTGAAGGCAGACAAACAGGTGAAAATAGCATCAGCTTATTAGAGGGACGGTAG